One Pueribacillus theae genomic window, ATCAGCAGAAAGCGATCAACCGCTAAACCAACGGAGTCAAATCCAGGCCCTAAGTTTGCGGTACTCCCAGGGACTTTGATTCGCAGTTTTCTCATGCATCCGTCCCCGCTCTTAAGCTTGCGGCTAATGCTTTTTCATCGTTTTCAATTAATGTAGGTTTCACTTCGATTGCTTCCATCGCAGTCGTCGGATCTTTTAATCCGTTTCCCGTTAGCACTGCAACAATTCTGGAACCTTTTTTAATTTCACCTGTGTCAAGTTGCTTTTTAACGCCTGCAAGTGAAGCACAGGATGCGGGTTCAGCAAAAATGCCTTCTTTTCTTGTAATCAGTTTATAAGCTTCAAGGATTTCTTCGTCGCTTACTTCATCAATTTTTCCGTTAGATGATGCAGCAGCATCAACCGCAAGATGCCAGCTCGCAGGATTGCCGATACGAATGGCTGTTGCAATTGTTTCTGGTTCTTCGATTACTTTGTTGCGTACGATGGCTGCAGCTCCTTCTGCTTCAAAACCGCGCATTTCTGGAAGCTTTGTTCCTTTGGCATGATGATATTCTTTAAAACCTTTCCAGTAAGCAGAGATGTTGCCTGCGTTACCGACGGGAATGGCAAGAACGTCAGGCGCGTCGCCAAGTTCATCGCAAATTTCAAATGCCGCGGTTTTTTGACCTTCCAGCCTGTAAGGATTGACTGAGTTTACTAGTGTAATCGGCTCCGTTTCGCTTATTTTCCGAACCATTTGAAGCGCTTGGTCGAAGTTCCCTTTAATCGCAAAAATCTCAGCACCTAAAACCATGGCTTGCGCAAGCTTGCCGAGGGCAATTTTGCCGTCTGGAATGACAATGACCGTCCGTAATCCTGCGCGAGCGCCATATGCCGCCGCTGCGGCAGATGTATTCCCGGTTGAAGCGCAAATGATTGCTTTCGATCCTTCTTCTTTCGCCTTTGCAACAGCCATGACCATTCCTCTGTCTTTAAATGAACCAGTCGGATTGGCGCCTTCATATTTTACATACAAATCAACGCCCCATTCCTCTGACAACCGTTCAAGGCGGATGAGCGGGGTATTGCCTTCTTTTAACGTTAGCATTGGTGTTTTGTCTGTTACGGGTAAATAGTCTTTATAATGTTCAATTAGTCCATTCCACTTCACAATTTTACTCCCCTTCTACCCTATAGCTGCTTTTCACTTCATAAACGACATCAAGGTCGCGTAATTTTATTAAAACTTCTTCGTAAGCCTGTTTGTTTGTCTTGTGTGTAACGATAACGACTTGGGCCATGCCATTTTTATCCAATGGTTCTTGCAATAATTTTTCAAGGCTGATATGATGCTCTGCAAAAAGTGAGGAGATTTTCGAAAAGGCACCAGCTTCATCCTTCACTTGAAAGCGAAGGAAATACTTTGAGTGAATTTCATCCTTTTCCTTTAACTGTCTATCAAATTGAGGCAAAATGACGCTTTTTCCGTTGACGCCAAGCCGCATATTTCTTACAACCGCAATGAGATCAGACACAATCGCTGTCGCTGTCGGCAGCTGGCCTGCTCCTGGTCCGTAGAACATCGTTTCCCCAACCGCTTCGCCGTAAACATAAACGGCGTTAAACTCGTCATTTACCGAAGCAAGCGGATGAGCGTGGGGCAACAGTGTTGGCTGAACACTAATCTCTACTCGCCCGTTGTCGCGTTGGGCAATTCCAATCAGCTTTATTGTATAACCAAACTGCTTTGCATATTCGATATCATCTAAACCGACTTTTGAAATTCCTTCGACTGTTACATCATCCAAAT contains:
- the thrC gene encoding threonine synthase, coding for MVKWNGLIEHYKDYLPVTDKTPMLTLKEGNTPLIRLERLSEEWGVDLYVKYEGANPTGSFKDRGMVMAVAKAKEEGSKAIICASTGNTSAAAAAYGARAGLRTVIVIPDGKIALGKLAQAMVLGAEIFAIKGNFDQALQMVRKISETEPITLVNSVNPYRLEGQKTAAFEICDELGDAPDVLAIPVGNAGNISAYWKGFKEYHHAKGTKLPEMRGFEAEGAAAIVRNKVIEEPETIATAIRIGNPASWHLAVDAAASSNGKIDEVSDEEILEAYKLITRKEGIFAEPASCASLAGVKKQLDTGEIKKGSRIVAVLTGNGLKDPTTAMEAIEVKPTLIENDEKALAASLRAGTDA